From Streptomyces sp. Mut1, the proteins below share one genomic window:
- a CDS encoding cytochrome P450 has protein sequence MTQLPDAGPAPVAHPPVTLPSARTCPFDPPPEYAELRETCPVAPLALTVGPGDGAGWLVTGLADVRAVLSDRRFSHRNELIALPIPPPFPMTDYDPPPAAPGAFIKMDQPDHSRYRRLLTRRFTMRGVAALTPMITRLTEEYLDALAGADGPVDLVSTFAEPLTVRVMCEMLGVPEPLREPLAGHLAVLSRTHYTVEELIEACTVIAEALQDLVAAKRADPGTDLLGELAADDGLTDEEVVNIAWALLGGGFDTTANMLALGTFALLAHPDQLALLRARPELADNAVEQLLRYLTISHLGASRAALEDVELNGTRIKAGDTVVLALSAANRDPGHFDAPDRLDITAEAQGHVAFGHGEHQCIGQNLARATLRTALPMLFDRFPALHLATRAEEVPLRSDMLHYGVHELLVDTGA, from the coding sequence ATGACCCAGCTCCCGGACGCCGGCCCCGCGCCCGTGGCGCACCCGCCGGTCACCCTGCCCTCGGCGCGGACCTGCCCCTTCGACCCGCCCCCCGAGTACGCGGAGCTGCGCGAGACCTGCCCGGTCGCCCCGCTCGCACTGACCGTGGGTCCGGGCGACGGCGCCGGCTGGCTGGTCACCGGGCTCGCCGATGTGCGCGCCGTCCTGAGCGACCGCCGCTTCAGCCACCGCAACGAGCTGATCGCCCTGCCGATCCCGCCGCCCTTCCCGATGACCGACTACGACCCGCCGCCCGCCGCCCCCGGCGCGTTCATCAAGATGGACCAGCCCGACCACTCCCGCTACCGGCGGCTGCTGACCCGCCGGTTCACCATGCGGGGCGTGGCCGCGCTGACCCCGATGATCACCCGCCTCACGGAGGAGTACCTCGACGCGCTGGCCGGCGCCGACGGGCCGGTCGACCTGGTGAGCACCTTCGCGGAACCGCTCACGGTCCGGGTGATGTGCGAGATGCTCGGCGTGCCCGAACCACTGCGCGAACCGCTGGCCGGCCACCTGGCGGTGCTGTCCCGGACGCACTACACGGTCGAGGAGCTGATCGAAGCCTGCACGGTCATCGCCGAAGCCCTCCAGGACCTGGTCGCGGCCAAGCGCGCCGACCCCGGCACGGACCTGCTCGGCGAGCTCGCCGCCGACGACGGGCTCACCGACGAGGAGGTCGTCAACATCGCCTGGGCCCTGCTCGGCGGCGGCTTCGACACCACGGCCAACATGCTGGCCCTCGGCACGTTCGCCCTCCTGGCCCACCCCGACCAGCTCGCCCTCCTGCGCGCCCGCCCCGAGCTGGCCGACAACGCGGTGGAACAGCTCCTGCGCTACCTCACGATCTCCCACCTGGGGGCGAGCCGAGCCGCCCTGGAGGACGTCGAGCTGAACGGCACCCGCATCAAGGCGGGCGACACGGTCGTCCTCGCCCTCTCCGCCGCCAACCGCGACCCCGGACACTTCGACGCCCCGGACCGCCTGGACATCACGGCCGAAGCCCAGGGCCACGTGGCCTTCGGCCACGGCGAGCACCAGTGCATAGGCCAGAACCTCGCCCGCGCCACCCTCCGCACAGCCCTGCCCATGCTCTTCGACCGCTTCCCGGCCCTACACCTGGCCACCCGCGCCGAGGAGGTCCCGCTCCGCTCGGACATGCTCCACTACGGGGTGCACGAGCTGCTGGTGGATACGGGGGCGTGA
- a CDS encoding coenzyme F420-0:L-glutamate ligase, which produces MTAIPPTTSGFSAFGLEPFPSVQPGDDLPSAITDALSRTGTELLDGDVVVVASKVVSIAEKRYVALADVTPFAEAMALSARTGKPATVVQLILDHSTDYFLATERGPIIAWHTLGHQLTSAGIDRAGTEGAWLLPEDPDASARALRDALIAHSGANVAVVIADSDGRADRRGATCISIGAAGVAPLRLSEDGGKQQEETFTDMIAAAAGIILGQRGRGVPVVILRGIGYAPSDVGVASMLHRTPTR; this is translated from the coding sequence ATGACCGCCATCCCGCCCACCACTTCCGGGTTCTCCGCGTTCGGCTTGGAGCCCTTCCCCTCAGTCCAGCCCGGCGATGATCTCCCGAGCGCGATCACCGACGCCCTCTCCCGGACCGGCACCGAACTGCTGGACGGTGACGTGGTGGTGGTCGCCAGCAAGGTCGTCTCGATCGCAGAGAAGCGCTACGTCGCCCTGGCCGACGTCACGCCCTTTGCCGAAGCCATGGCTCTGTCAGCCCGTACGGGCAAGCCGGCCACCGTGGTCCAGCTCATCCTGGACCACTCCACCGATTACTTCCTGGCCACCGAGCGCGGTCCGATCATCGCCTGGCATACCCTCGGCCACCAACTCACCTCCGCCGGGATCGACCGCGCCGGCACCGAAGGGGCGTGGTTGCTTCCCGAGGACCCCGACGCTTCCGCCCGCGCCCTGCGCGACGCACTGATCGCCCATTCCGGCGCGAACGTCGCGGTCGTCATCGCGGACTCCGACGGCCGCGCCGACCGTCGCGGCGCCACCTGCATCTCCATCGGCGCCGCCGGAGTCGCGCCGTTGCGACTCAGCGAGGACGGCGGGAAGCAACAGGAGGAGACCTTCACCGACATGATCGCCGCAGCAGCCGGGATCATCCTCGGCCAGCGCGGCCGCGGAGTCCCCGTCGTCATCCTGCGGGGCATCGGCTACGCCCCCTCGGACGTAGGAGTAGCGTCAATGCTGCACCGCACCCCCACCCGGTAA
- a CDS encoding DNA-binding protein: MSERIETVVLDSEGLSAWIAQDRKLLAILQVFHDMGADLVIGANTIVEVSHSRTNMPRLNWALSRIKVEPVTEQGAKAAAELLKDAGLHGHKYAIDATVAEVALRQPKPVALLTSDSDDMTKLCGSQVRIIPL, from the coding sequence GTGAGCGAGCGCATCGAGACCGTCGTCCTGGACTCCGAGGGGCTCTCCGCCTGGATCGCGCAGGACCGCAAGCTCCTCGCGATACTTCAGGTCTTCCACGACATGGGAGCCGATCTGGTGATCGGGGCGAACACCATCGTGGAAGTCAGCCATTCCCGCACCAACATGCCTCGACTGAACTGGGCCCTGTCCCGGATCAAGGTGGAACCGGTCACCGAGCAAGGCGCCAAAGCGGCAGCGGAGTTGCTCAAGGACGCCGGACTGCACGGGCACAAGTACGCCATCGACGCCACGGTCGCCGAGGTCGCCCTGCGCCAGCCGAAACCCGTCGCACTCCTGACGTCCGACAGCGACGACATGACCAAGCTCTGCGGCAGCCAGGTCCGCATCATCCCCCTCTGA
- a CDS encoding HAD family hydrolase yields MIRAVVFDVGECLVDETREYGTWADWLGIPRHTFAAMFGAVIAQGRDYRDVFQEFQPGFDLYAERERRAEAGKPEHFGEEDLYPDVRDALHAMRADGLWLGIAGNQTVRAGAILRQLFSEDVDLIGTSDDWGASKPDPAFFRRVAEVVPADPGEILYVGDRVDNDLRPGAAAGMLTALVRRGPWATIQWNTDEALSLPTFRLETLLELSPKIAEFNARGR; encoded by the coding sequence ATGATTCGCGCAGTCGTATTCGACGTCGGTGAGTGCCTGGTGGACGAGACCCGCGAGTACGGAACCTGGGCCGACTGGCTCGGCATCCCGCGGCACACCTTCGCCGCCATGTTCGGGGCCGTCATCGCCCAAGGCCGCGACTACCGAGATGTCTTCCAGGAGTTCCAGCCCGGCTTCGACCTGTACGCCGAACGGGAGCGCCGCGCTGAGGCCGGCAAGCCGGAGCACTTCGGGGAAGAAGACCTGTACCCAGATGTCCGAGACGCCCTGCACGCCATGCGGGCCGACGGCCTATGGCTCGGCATTGCGGGCAACCAGACTGTCCGCGCCGGCGCCATCCTTCGCCAGCTGTTCTCCGAGGACGTCGACCTGATTGGGACCTCCGACGACTGGGGCGCGAGCAAGCCCGACCCGGCCTTCTTCCGTCGCGTGGCCGAGGTAGTGCCCGCCGACCCCGGGGAAATCCTCTACGTCGGAGATCGCGTGGACAACGACCTGCGCCCCGGAGCAGCTGCTGGGATGCTCACCGCGCTGGTGCGCCGTGGCCCATGGGCGACGATCCAGTGGAACACCGACGAAGCCCTCAGCCTTCCCACCTTCCGTTTGGAAACCCTCCTCGAACTCTCGCCGAAGATCGCGGAGTTCAACGCGCGAGGGCGCTGA
- a CDS encoding type II toxin-antitoxin system CcdA family antitoxin, translated as MSSTTRITVTLPSDQVAELRKLTDNVSGYVAEAVARQIRHQLLGDDLRRHEEEHGSFSDEELTEARTRIFGTTDPSKSANAA; from the coding sequence ATGTCCTCAACGACTCGCATCACCGTCACGCTCCCCAGCGACCAGGTGGCGGAGCTCCGCAAGCTCACGGACAACGTCTCCGGCTATGTGGCGGAAGCCGTGGCCCGCCAGATCCGGCATCAGCTTCTCGGTGATGACCTCCGCCGCCACGAGGAAGAGCACGGATCATTCAGCGACGAGGAGCTGACCGAAGCCCGCACAAGGATCTTCGGCACCACCGACCCCTCCAAGAGCGCGAACGCCGCGTGA
- a CDS encoding B3/B4 domain-containing protein, with amino-acid sequence MTTFRLSPAVADAFPHTLIAIVTATGLRGHEPWPATTTAQEDLEAQLAAGTWTPADESDPRVEAWHTAYRSFGTNPRRIRPSVDALGRRLAKKGALPRINPAVDSYNTVSVRHGLPAGAFDLDHVTGDVEIRYAEGTETFTPLGEPDTIENPRTGEIIYTDTTDVLTRHWNHRDAHRTRVTEDSTHVAFVLETLHATRDGHLLTTAVGELRDLLTDHSARSTVHHLSPAHPQATL; translated from the coding sequence ATGACCACCTTCCGCCTCAGCCCCGCCGTCGCCGACGCCTTCCCCCACACCCTCATCGCCATCGTCACCGCCACCGGCCTGCGCGGCCACGAGCCCTGGCCCGCCACCACCACCGCCCAGGAAGACCTGGAGGCCCAGCTCGCCGCCGGCACCTGGACCCCCGCCGACGAGAGCGACCCGCGCGTCGAGGCATGGCACACCGCCTACCGCTCCTTCGGTACCAACCCCCGCCGCATCCGCCCCAGCGTCGATGCCCTCGGCCGCCGCCTCGCCAAGAAGGGCGCACTGCCCCGGATCAACCCGGCCGTCGACTCCTACAACACCGTTTCCGTCCGCCACGGCCTGCCCGCCGGCGCCTTCGACCTCGACCACGTCACCGGCGACGTCGAGATCCGCTACGCCGAGGGCACCGAGACCTTCACCCCGCTCGGCGAACCCGACACGATCGAGAACCCCAGGACCGGCGAGATCATCTACACGGACACCACCGACGTCCTCACCCGCCACTGGAACCACCGCGACGCCCACCGCACCCGCGTCACCGAAGACTCCACGCACGTCGCCTTCGTCCTCGAAACCCTCCACGCCACCCGCGACGGCCACCTCCTCACCACCGCCGTCGGCGAACTGCGGGACCTGCTCACCGACCACTCCGCCCGGAGCACCGTCCACCACCTCAGCCCCGCACACCCGCAGGCCACCCTCTGA
- a CDS encoding class I SAM-dependent methyltransferase: MTAAEYWDKYKPHRGEKAERRPVADRFDWTGIPGSGPGAEVLGEPKTALDLGPAEGENAAFLTRAGVEVIGVDFSPAQVRRAREFWSDVPGLEFVHAEACAFLDGDLRWWDAIYSTWGAVWFTDPDALVPRVLRRLSPGGVFAFSHREPIAGQFGAQQMGGKWLEGREKELTVYRWQYSAEQWAGVLKLHGFVDIRSEVLPHPDAGSLGTLLVRACAPR, translated from the coding sequence ATGACCGCAGCCGAGTACTGGGACAAGTACAAGCCTCACCGAGGCGAGAAAGCCGAGCGGCGCCCGGTGGCGGACCGCTTCGACTGGACCGGCATCCCTGGCTCCGGGCCCGGGGCAGAGGTCCTGGGCGAGCCGAAGACCGCGCTCGACCTGGGGCCGGCCGAGGGCGAGAACGCGGCCTTCCTGACCCGGGCCGGCGTCGAAGTCATCGGCGTGGACTTCTCGCCCGCTCAGGTCCGCCGCGCCCGCGAGTTCTGGAGCGACGTCCCCGGGCTGGAGTTCGTCCACGCGGAGGCCTGCGCCTTCCTCGACGGTGATCTGAGGTGGTGGGATGCCATTTACTCGACATGGGGCGCGGTCTGGTTCACCGATCCAGACGCCCTCGTCCCGCGCGTCCTGCGCCGCCTGTCCCCGGGCGGCGTCTTCGCCTTCTCGCACCGGGAGCCGATTGCCGGTCAGTTCGGGGCGCAGCAGATGGGCGGGAAGTGGCTGGAAGGCCGCGAGAAGGAGTTGACGGTGTACCGGTGGCAGTACAGCGCGGAGCAGTGGGCCGGTGTGCTCAAGCTCCACGGCTTCGTGGACATCCGGTCGGAGGTACTGCCCCACCCGGATGCCGGCTCCCTGGGGACGCTCCTGGTCCGGGCGTGCGCGCCTCGATGA
- a CDS encoding helix-turn-helix domain-containing protein, which translates to MPPKPSNVRLKSARLAAGYHSQQALAAALGVGVRQVRRWESENPPWPHPELGEALTRTLGQDLDALGFSPPDGRDRRDAGHRGLTGGTVGLATVPAQATATMQPASVAPDFEAVTRSHRRLYWSVAPATLRPAAIAHAALGCALLPETAGQTRRAVAAALAETWLLAGRIEFFDLCEPDHAGNTLLRALQAAGEADDPLLGSAVLAHMAFIPAWAGRRDDAAERMVAARTYARRGAPSAELLAWLDAVEAECETRCGNIRTALHLIGHAEDVLDAGTEHPSPDWLDWFSPVRLGAFKGNTQLKAGHLPQARTTLLRVLEELPAAEGKQRSVVYGDLAAVEAAAGNPDGACEHARRALDQLEATWYATGMDRVREVRRALAPHQHEQCVRDLDDRLYGWSTTVSALAR; encoded by the coding sequence GTGCCACCGAAGCCCAGCAACGTCCGTCTGAAGTCCGCTCGCCTCGCTGCCGGTTACCACTCGCAGCAAGCCCTCGCCGCAGCGCTTGGTGTCGGTGTTCGGCAGGTACGCCGGTGGGAGTCGGAGAATCCGCCATGGCCACACCCCGAACTCGGCGAAGCCCTCACACGGACCCTTGGCCAGGACCTCGATGCGCTGGGGTTCAGTCCTCCGGACGGGCGCGACCGCCGAGATGCAGGGCATCGTGGTCTGACAGGCGGCACGGTCGGCCTTGCCACCGTTCCTGCGCAAGCGACCGCCACCATGCAACCCGCGTCCGTCGCCCCCGACTTCGAGGCCGTGACCCGGTCGCATCGACGCCTGTACTGGTCCGTCGCCCCGGCAACCCTTCGCCCAGCCGCGATCGCGCATGCCGCCCTCGGATGTGCCCTTCTCCCGGAGACAGCTGGGCAAACGCGGCGTGCGGTGGCTGCCGCACTCGCGGAGACCTGGCTGCTGGCAGGCCGGATCGAGTTCTTCGACCTGTGCGAACCGGACCACGCGGGCAACACGCTTCTCCGCGCCCTCCAGGCAGCGGGCGAGGCCGACGATCCGCTGCTCGGTTCCGCTGTCCTTGCCCACATGGCTTTCATCCCCGCCTGGGCTGGCCGCCGGGATGATGCAGCAGAGCGAATGGTTGCCGCCCGGACCTACGCCCGCCGCGGCGCGCCGTCGGCGGAACTGCTGGCATGGCTGGACGCGGTCGAGGCCGAGTGCGAAACCCGGTGTGGGAACATTAGGACGGCTCTCCACCTGATTGGCCACGCCGAGGACGTGCTCGATGCAGGCACCGAACACCCATCGCCTGACTGGCTGGACTGGTTCAGCCCGGTGCGCCTGGGCGCCTTCAAGGGGAACACCCAATTGAAGGCCGGGCACCTGCCGCAGGCCCGGACAACTCTCCTCAGGGTTCTCGAAGAGTTGCCGGCCGCCGAGGGCAAGCAGCGCAGCGTGGTCTACGGGGACCTGGCAGCGGTCGAGGCGGCGGCGGGGAACCCCGATGGTGCCTGCGAGCACGCCCGCCGCGCCCTCGATCAGCTAGAGGCAACCTGGTACGCGACGGGCATGGACCGGGTGCGGGAGGTGCGGCGCGCGCTGGCCCCTCATCAGCACGAGCAATGCGTGCGTGACCTCGATGACCGGTTGTACGGGTGGTCGACGACGGTCAGCGCCCTCGCGCGTTGA
- a CDS encoding YciI family protein translates to MEYFCYHRDRPGSLALREELVEEHWSYMDRYVEELSARGPTFTHDGETLTGSVHIVDLPDAAAARAFAFDEPNYQAGAYRDVLLRRWRNLLGRTMWDFPGDRSSGSQYLVLGLGEGPAADLDLPPGRDELIAYGPLLADDGDTWLGTAALVRAPDPDAARGILTQDRYANIEVHAWEFGGRR, encoded by the coding sequence ATGGAGTACTTCTGTTACCACCGAGACCGGCCGGGCTCCCTCGCGTTGCGCGAGGAGCTGGTGGAGGAGCACTGGTCCTACATGGACCGGTACGTGGAGGAACTGAGCGCTCGCGGCCCGACCTTCACCCACGATGGTGAGACGCTCACCGGAAGCGTCCACATCGTCGATCTGCCGGACGCCGCCGCTGCCCGCGCGTTCGCCTTCGACGAACCCAACTACCAGGCCGGAGCGTACCGGGACGTGCTGCTGCGCCGATGGCGCAACCTGCTGGGGCGCACCATGTGGGACTTTCCCGGTGACCGGAGCAGTGGCAGCCAGTACCTGGTCCTCGGCCTCGGCGAGGGCCCGGCGGCCGACCTCGACCTGCCGCCCGGCCGGGACGAACTGATCGCGTACGGGCCACTGCTGGCCGACGACGGTGACACCTGGCTCGGCACGGCGGCGCTGGTCCGGGCCCCGGACCCGGACGCGGCACGCGGCATCCTGACCCAGGACCGGTACGCGAACATCGAGGTCCACGCCTGGGAGTTCGGCGGGCGCCGCTGA
- a CDS encoding glycine-rich domain-containing protein codes for MATPLIERDRETYTVTRDPRTFVSPEVWDREVTLLMRDYPFDKVMAERLFAGAVSYLITAMEKFGQGLEMCCGRIVDIAVHVFILDTRNYREFCETNFGGRFLEHIPEIEFKHDGSVERTAHIIADNGFPVDWPLWEADFAKCGPCHPGASCH; via the coding sequence ATGGCAACACCATTAATCGAAAGGGATCGGGAGACGTACACCGTCACCCGCGACCCGAGGACCTTCGTCTCCCCGGAGGTGTGGGACCGTGAGGTCACTCTGCTCATGCGCGACTACCCGTTCGACAAGGTCATGGCGGAGCGTCTGTTCGCCGGCGCCGTCTCGTACCTCATCACCGCCATGGAGAAGTTCGGCCAGGGCCTGGAGATGTGCTGCGGGCGGATCGTGGACATCGCGGTCCACGTGTTCATCCTCGACACCCGCAACTACCGGGAGTTCTGCGAGACGAACTTCGGCGGCAGGTTCCTGGAGCACATCCCGGAGATCGAGTTCAAGCACGACGGCTCCGTGGAGCGTACCGCTCACATCATCGCGGACAACGGTTTCCCTGTGGACTGGCCGCTGTGGGAAGCCGACTTCGCGAAGTGCGGGCCGTGTCACCCCGGGGCGAGCTGCCACTGA
- a CDS encoding macrolide family glycosyltransferase translates to MTEPSRHFAFLPYPAYGHMVPALPVVAELVARGHRVTCFTTEEFQDRVRATGAEARLYDPPLSSDPPPDVIDADECARAPLKLLDGSTAVLPSIEACFADGPPDVVAYDTTLWLTGRLLAARWGRPSVQLSPTFISNEHFNLSEQHQEFAGRIDPAHPAIVAFADRLKDIVTGSGLREDQQAELFNGHEEFTVAFVPKEFQFAGDTFDGHHVFVGPTTQPPAPADDGTAWQPPADGRPVLLVSLGTTVNNHPGFFRDCVEAFADQPWHLVLALGKRVSPEELGPLPPHVEAHPWVPLAEVLPHTSVLLCQAGMGSVQEGLRAGVPMVVVPHHPEQHVNARRLTELGLARAVRREDASVQALRNAVLDVADDAPLRERVRRMRHHVRSAGGARRAADAIEQRLHALSLETT, encoded by the coding sequence ATGACCGAGCCGTCCCGTCACTTCGCCTTCCTGCCCTACCCGGCGTACGGGCACATGGTCCCGGCGCTCCCGGTGGTCGCCGAACTCGTGGCCCGCGGCCACCGGGTGACCTGCTTCACCACCGAGGAGTTCCAGGACCGGGTCCGCGCCACGGGAGCGGAGGCCCGCCTGTACGACCCGCCGCTGTCCTCCGACCCGCCGCCGGACGTCATCGACGCCGACGAGTGCGCGCGGGCCCCGCTGAAGCTGCTGGACGGGAGCACGGCCGTGCTCCCGTCGATCGAGGCCTGCTTCGCGGACGGCCCGCCGGACGTCGTCGCCTACGACACCACGCTGTGGCTGACCGGACGGCTGCTGGCCGCCCGCTGGGGGCGGCCCAGCGTGCAGCTCTCGCCGACGTTCATCTCGAACGAGCACTTCAACCTCTCCGAGCAGCACCAGGAGTTCGCCGGGCGGATCGATCCGGCGCACCCGGCGATCGTCGCCTTCGCTGACCGGCTCAAGGACATCGTGACCGGCAGCGGCCTGCGCGAGGACCAGCAGGCCGAACTGTTCAACGGGCACGAGGAGTTCACGGTCGCGTTCGTGCCGAAGGAGTTCCAGTTCGCGGGCGACACCTTCGACGGGCACCATGTGTTCGTCGGCCCGACGACACAGCCGCCGGCCCCCGCGGACGACGGCACGGCCTGGCAGCCGCCCGCGGACGGGCGGCCGGTGCTGCTCGTCTCGCTCGGCACCACCGTGAACAACCACCCCGGCTTCTTCCGCGACTGCGTCGAGGCCTTCGCCGACCAGCCCTGGCACCTGGTGCTCGCGCTCGGCAAACGCGTCTCCCCCGAGGAGCTGGGCCCGCTGCCGCCCCATGTGGAGGCGCACCCCTGGGTCCCGCTGGCCGAGGTCCTGCCGCACACCTCGGTCCTGCTGTGCCAGGCGGGCATGGGCAGCGTCCAGGAGGGGCTGCGGGCCGGCGTGCCCATGGTCGTCGTACCCCACCACCCCGAACAGCACGTCAACGCGCGGCGGCTGACCGAACTGGGCCTGGCCCGAGCGGTGCGGCGCGAGGACGCCTCCGTACAGGCCCTGCGCAACGCCGTACTGGACGTCGCGGACGACGCCCCCCTGCGGGAGCGCGTACGGCGGATGCGGCACCACGTCCGGTCGGCGGGCGGCGCGAGGCGGGCCGCCGACGCGATCGAACAGCGACTGCACGCACTGTCCCTGGAGACGACATGA
- a CDS encoding helix-turn-helix domain-containing protein → MTETEAALRTLAHNVRAARTRAGLSLDELGRRAKVSKGALVALEKAQGNPNFATLVRLADTLGASVSALMEGRPEQRVRVVSADTVTPLWKGERGSEARLMLTTGGPAATEVWRWTLQPGEEYPSHPHQAGVTETVNVTTGEMTLVVDGTEYTVTAGQTAAFDADATHTYRGSGTETCHLIMTVHLPPGPA, encoded by the coding sequence ATGACGGAGACCGAGGCGGCGTTGCGGACGCTCGCGCACAACGTTCGCGCGGCCCGTACCCGCGCCGGGCTTTCCCTGGACGAACTCGGCCGCCGGGCCAAGGTCAGCAAGGGCGCCCTGGTCGCCCTGGAGAAGGCTCAGGGCAACCCGAACTTCGCCACCCTGGTCCGCCTCGCCGACACCCTCGGCGCCTCCGTCTCCGCGTTGATGGAAGGGCGCCCCGAACAGCGCGTGCGGGTGGTGAGCGCCGACACCGTCACGCCCCTGTGGAAGGGCGAGCGCGGCAGCGAGGCCCGGCTGATGCTGACCACCGGCGGACCCGCGGCCACCGAAGTCTGGCGCTGGACACTGCAACCCGGAGAGGAATACCCCAGCCACCCTCATCAGGCCGGCGTGACCGAGACCGTCAACGTCACCACGGGCGAGATGACCCTCGTCGTCGACGGCACCGAGTACACCGTCACCGCCGGGCAGACCGCCGCCTTCGACGCCGACGCCACCCACACCTACCGCGGCTCGGGCACCGAGACCTGCCATCTGATCATGACCGTCCACCTGCCCCCGGGCCCGGCGTAG
- a CDS encoding ATP-binding protein: MNGFIGRRTELRLLDDLLRPVKTGGRSGRPGRAVLIRGRRRVGKSRLVEEFLEQTGLPHVFFTAVGGSREEDLAGFAAEVASSRLPDVARFRDFAAPLTWDAALTMLASALPTDSPSVVVLDEMPYLVREDPSFEGALQKAFDRTLSKLPVLLVLIGSDIAMMEQLNTYGRPFYQRGTEMVVPPLNPAEVASMLDLPPADAFDAYLVSGGLPLILEEWPQGAGLWEYLEQALRSPTSALLVSGERSLAAEFPVEAQARTVLGAIGHGERTFTLIGRAAGGLNPSSLSRSLELLTSRRMVTAELPLSTKPSRETRYRIDDPYLRFWLSFIGPGIPAIERGRGDRVLDTIRAGWTSWRGRAIEPVIREALWRLGSDDGQLPASTNVIGGYWTRTNDPEIDLVGADRAPIAKKITLVGSIKWLENKPFDNRDLARLITHRSQLPGADDTTPLLAVTRNGCTADISSLTPEDLHGAWS, encoded by the coding sequence ATGAACGGATTCATCGGACGCCGCACCGAGCTCAGACTTCTGGACGACCTGTTGCGGCCAGTGAAGACGGGCGGGCGCAGCGGGCGCCCGGGGCGGGCCGTCCTCATCCGCGGGCGCCGCCGGGTGGGCAAGTCCCGCTTGGTGGAGGAGTTCCTGGAGCAGACGGGCCTGCCGCATGTGTTCTTCACTGCCGTCGGCGGCTCCCGTGAGGAGGATCTGGCGGGTTTCGCCGCCGAGGTGGCCTCTTCCCGACTTCCCGACGTGGCGCGGTTCAGGGACTTCGCCGCCCCGCTGACCTGGGACGCCGCGCTGACCATGCTCGCCTCCGCGCTGCCCACCGACTCCCCCAGTGTGGTGGTCCTTGACGAGATGCCCTACCTCGTACGCGAAGACCCGAGCTTCGAGGGCGCGCTGCAGAAGGCATTCGACCGGACGCTGTCGAAACTGCCCGTTCTGCTCGTCCTCATCGGCTCCGACATCGCAATGATGGAACAGCTCAACACCTACGGGCGGCCCTTCTACCAGCGGGGCACCGAAATGGTCGTGCCGCCGCTGAATCCCGCCGAGGTCGCCTCGATGCTCGATCTGCCGCCCGCCGACGCCTTCGACGCCTATCTGGTGTCCGGCGGGCTCCCGCTCATCCTGGAGGAGTGGCCGCAGGGCGCCGGGTTGTGGGAGTACCTCGAACAGGCTCTGCGCAGTCCGACCTCCGCCCTCCTGGTCAGCGGCGAACGGTCCCTGGCGGCCGAGTTCCCCGTCGAGGCGCAAGCCCGCACCGTCCTGGGCGCCATCGGCCACGGCGAGCGCACTTTCACCCTGATCGGCAGAGCTGCCGGCGGCCTCAACCCCAGCTCGCTATCCCGCTCACTGGAGCTTCTCACCTCGCGTCGCATGGTCACCGCGGAGCTTCCCCTCTCCACCAAACCCAGCCGGGAGACCCGCTATCGCATCGATGACCCCTACCTGCGCTTCTGGCTCTCCTTCATCGGTCCGGGCATCCCCGCGATCGAACGCGGCCGGGGCGACCGCGTCCTCGACACCATCCGTGCCGGCTGGACGTCCTGGCGGGGCAGGGCCATCGAGCCCGTCATCCGCGAAGCTCTGTGGCGACTCGGCTCCGACGACGGGCAACTACCCGCGAGCACGAATGTGATCGGCGGCTACTGGACCCGCACCAACGACCCGGAGATCGACCTCGTCGGCGCCGACCGCGCCCCCATCGCCAAGAAGATCACCCTCGTGGGTTCGATCAAGTGGCTGGAGAACAAGCCTTTCGACAACCGCGACCTCGCCCGCCTCATCACCCACCGCTCCCAGCTTCCCGGCGCCGACGACACCACCCCCCTGCTCGCCGTCACCCGCAACGGCTGCACCGCCGACATCTCCTCTCTCACCCCCGAGGACCTCCACGGCGCCTGGAGCTGA